In the Carboxydothermus hydrogenoformans Z-2901 genome, GAGCCGCCCACCGCCGCCAGGATTTTCGTAATCCCTAAGTGACGCACCAGCTTGTACTGAAGATTAACCATGTCTCTAATGGTGATAATGGGAAAGCTCATGCCCCAGGGCCTCCCGGTAGCGGGGTTAATTGAAGAAGGCCCGGTAGTCCCGTAGCATCCCCCTAAAACGTTGGAGCAAACAATAAAGTATTTATTGGTGTCAAAAGGCCTTCCCGGTCCCACCATGGGGTCCCACCAGCCGGCCACTTTGTCTTCCGGCCGGTGTTTTCCCGCTACATGGGCATCTCCTGTTAGAGCATGTAAAATCAAAATCGCGTTATCTCCCCGCTCGTTCAGTTCGCCGTAAGTCTCATAGGCTACCGTTACCGGAGCAATTTTTTCGCCGCATTCTAAAGTTATTTCCGGAAAAGTAACCTTCTTGGTTTCCACAATACCAACCGAGCCGTTCATTTTTCCTCCTACACCTGTGCTAAAGCATTATCTAAATCCTGGATTAAATCATCCACGTCTTCAATGCCAATGGACAAACGAATTAAATCTTCTGTTACTCCGGCCTTTAAAAGTTCTTCACTGTTTAACTGGCTGTGGGTAGTAGATGCCGGATGGATGATTAATGATTTAGCATCCCCCACATTGGCGAGATGGGAGAAAATTTTTACCCCTTCTATTACTTTTTTCCCGGCTTCGCGTCCACCTTTTACTCCAAAAGTAAGCATTGCTCCAAATCCGTTTTTAAAGTATTTCTGAGCCCGGTTATAGTGAGGGTGGTCGCTAAGGCCCGGGTAGTTGACAAAGGTAACTTTCGGGTGCCCTTTTAAATACTCAGCAATTTTAAGGGCATTTTCCGAATGTTTCTTCATTCTGAGCTCCAAAGTTTCTACTCCAAGTAGTATCAAAAACGCATTAAAAGGAGAAAGGGATGCGCCAATATCCCGCAAAAACTGAGTGCGGGCCCTGGCAATGTACGCCGCGGCCCCAAACTTTTCGGTATAAATCATGCCGTGATAGGCGGGATCAGGAGTGGTAAACTGAGTAAAACCCCCTGCTTCCCAGTCAAAATTTCCGCCATCGACAATGATGCCGCCTATCGCCACCCCGTGACCGCCAATAAATTTGGTAAGGGAGTGAATAACTATGTTAGCCCCATGTTCAAGAGGCCGAAAGAGGTAAGGGGTAGCAAAGGTATTGTCCACCACCAACGGTATTTTATAGCTCTGGGCAAGCTTGGATAGAGCTTCAAAGTCAGGAATAGTAAGTCCGGGATTGCCGATGGTT is a window encoding:
- a CDS encoding O-acetylhomoserine aminocarboxypropyltransferase/cysteine synthase family protein; translation: MKFATKALHAGQKPDRETRARAVPIYQTTSYVFESTEHAAALFNLEGGGYIYTRIDNPTTEVLENRIAALEGGIGALAVASGQAAITFALLNLASAGDEIVASSNLYGGTYTLLANTFKSFGINVKFTENVEVESFEKLITPKTRALYVETIGNPGLTIPDFEALSKLAQSYKIPLVVDNTFATPYLFRPLEHGANIVIHSLTKFIGGHGVAIGGIIVDGGNFDWEAGGFTQFTTPDPAYHGMIYTEKFGAAAYIARARTQFLRDIGASLSPFNAFLILLGVETLELRMKKHSENALKIAEYLKGHPKVTFVNYPGLSDHPHYNRAQKYFKNGFGAMLTFGVKGGREAGKKVIEGVKIFSHLANVGDAKSLIIHPASTTHSQLNSEELLKAGVTEDLIRLSIGIEDVDDLIQDLDNALAQV